DNA sequence from the Nitrospinota bacterium genome:
CCCAGGTTGAGGAAAGTGAGCGGTTATAAACACCTGCCGGAACTGCGTGAGATCATGAAACGGGCTCTGGCGGGGAAGATAATGGTGAAAGCGGCGTGACGGTCATGCCGGGAGTTTCAACTAAAAAAGGGATTGACTCTTCAGAATCAGGCCGAATGATTATGGAAAGTGAAGTGCTTCTGTATAAAGTTAGCAATGCGCTGAATATACGGTTGCGATTCTTTGGGGACACTCCATTGTATGGAGAGGGGCCCTCTGATTTGCGGGTAAGCGCTTTGCTAAGCGTTAACCTGCTTGATCAAAGTTTTACGGGCGGAGGCAGTGGGGAGAAGAAATAGAGATAATCCCCCCCTCACCCCACCTCTTTTAACGGGGCTCCGGTGAAGATCGCGTCCATGAACTCTTTTGGATCGAATGGGCGGAGGTCGTTGATCCCTTCGCCCACGCCGATCAATTTCACCGGCACTTTCAGAGTTTCCATAATATTTATTACCACCCCGCCCTTGGCGGTGCCGTCAAGCTTGGTCAGCGCGATGCCGGTCAATCCTATCGCTTCGTGGAACATCTTCGCCTGGTTCACCGCGTTCTGCCCCGTCGTCGCGTCCAGCACCAACAATGTCTCGTGAGGGGCGCCGGGCATCTCCCGCCCGATGATGCGCCGCACCTTCTTAAGCTCTTCCATAAGGTTGGCCTTGTTGTGGAGCCTGCCTGCCGTGTCCACTATCAAAACGTCCCGCGCGCGGGCCTGGGCGGCCTTGATGGCGTCGAACACCACCGCCGAGGGGTCCGCCCCGGGCTGGTGGCGCACCAAATCGGCCTCCGAGCGTTTCGCCCAGGTCTCAAGCTGGTCTATGGCGGCGGCGCGGAATGTGTCCGCCGCGGCGAGGATAACGCTCTTCCCTTCAGAGGAAAATTGCGCGGTCAACTTTCCAATAGTGGTGGTCTTGCCCGAACCGTTCACCCCGATAACAAGGATAACTCTCGGTTTATCAAGCGATTCCGAACCAAGGTCTTTTATGTCCTGGTTGATGATGGCGATAAGCTCCCGTTTGATATAGTCCACCACCTCGCCGGTGTTCTTCAGCAGGTTCTTTTTCACGTCCTTTCGCAGGTCCGCCATGATCCGGTTTGTGATTTCCACCCCCACATCGGCGGAGAGAAGCACCTCCTCCAGCCCGTCCATGAACTCTTCGTCAAGCTTGGCGTGGGCGCCGATGAGCCGTTCAAATCCCTGCCCCAGGGTCTTGCGGGTTTTGGCCAGACCGTCAAATAACCGGCCAAAAATGCCACGCTGGGCGGAAGTGTCAATTTTCCCGTCATCTTGGAGGGGCTCGGGGGGGGTGGGAACAACGGTTTCAGCCGCTTCGGGAGCAACCTCTTCAACAACCGCATTTTGATCAATTTCTGGCGTTTTTTGCTGTTTTTTGCGCCCAAACAGGCTAAAAATCATCTTTTTTCCTTAATTTTGGCCATTATAACATGGCGTCTTTTCCGGTTCCGCCCCGTTTGCCCAATCATATCGCAACGGGAACGTATCGTGCAACACATGTTGTCAAGGCGTTTTGACAGTTGGCACGGTCATTGCTCAACTAAAAAGGCAAGCCGGCAAGCGCCGGATTTTTGACGTATCGTGTTTACGGCAAGGTAATAAAAATGGGCGACATTTTCAGGATCAGGGAGTTCGGATACCTCCAAAAGGGGATGGACATGCTCTCCACGCGCCAGAACGCCACCGCCGCGAACATCGCCAACGCCGAAACTCCCGGCTATAAGGCCGTCAACGTAAACTTTGAGAACAACCTTGCGGCGGCCATGGGCAAGGGTTTTACGATGACCGAGACCAACCCTCGGCACATGCCCACCGCCGGCAAGGGGATTTACGGCGTGAAGCCCGAAATGAACCAGACCATCGAAGGGGGCAGGATGGACGGCAACACGGTGAACGTGGACCATGAGGTGAACGACATGCTGGCCACGAGGATCGGATATCAGACGATGATAACCGCGTTCAACAAGAAGAGCGGCGAAATCATCACCGCCATTGAAAGCGGCAAATAGAAAACAGGAGACGGACAATGGACTTTTTGAGCGCCATGAAAATAGGTTCCTCCGGCATGTCCCTTCAGCGGACGAGGATGAACGTGATATCCAGCAACCTGGCCAATATAAACACCACCCGCACCCCCGAAGGGGGGCCGTACCGCAAGAAGTCCGTGGTGGCGGAGGCCTCGCCCGTTTCCGGCGAAGGATTCGGCGGAGCGCTGGACAACGCCATACAAGGGGTGAAAGTGGTGGACGTGAAAGACGACAAGAGCGAGCCGAGGATGGTGTACGACCCGTCCCACCCGGACGCGGACGAGAACGGCTATGTGGCCATGCCAAACGTGAACGTGATGGAAGAGATGGTGGACATGATAAACGCTTCCCGGTCATACGAGGCCAACGCGGCGGCTGTGAGCGCGGCGAAAAGCATGGCGCAGAAGGCGCTCGAGATCGGGCAGAGATAACAGATTTAAATAACGGACAAATAGGAATCGGAGGTCTTCATGCGTGAGTTATTGACAAAGGTCTGGACCCAGATGCTGGAAGTGAACAAGTCGCTTTCCGGTACCAAGAAAGCGGCCATAGCCTTTGTGGCGCTGGTGGCGCTGGGGGGGATAATGGGCGTGGCCTATTATTCCGGCAAGCCTGACTACCAGGTGCTGTTCTCCAGTCTTTCACAGGAAGACGCCGGCGCCATAACGCAGAAACTTTCGGCCGACCGCATCCCATACCAGCTTATGGCGGACGGGTCGGCGATCCTTGTCCCGGCGGAGAGGGTCCATGAGCTTCGATTGAGCCTTGCCACCCAGGGATTGCCCGCTGGAGGGGGCGTGGGATTCGAGATATTCGACAAGTCCACGTTCGGGATGACCGATTTCGTCCAGAAGCTAAATTTCAAGCGCGCCATGCAAGGCGAACTTTCCCGCACAATCGGCCAGATGAAGGAAGTGCGCTCTTCCCGGGTGCACATCGCCATACCGGAAAAGAAGCTTTTCGGCAAGGAAGACACCGGCCCCACCGCTTCGGTTGTGCTGCAGCTTGCCCGGCGCGGGGCGCTGAACAAAGATCAGGTGATGGGCATCGTGCATCTGGTGGCCTCCAGCGTGGAAGGGATGAAGCCGGAGAACGTGACCGTGGTGGACACGGAAGGAAGGCTCCTTTCCGGCGGCGAACCTTCGGACGAGGCGGCCAGGCTCTCCTCCACCCAGAATGAATACAGGAACAACATGGAGCGCGACATCGAAAAGAACATCACCAGCATGATCGAAAACGTGGTGGGCTCCGGCAAGGTGGTCACCCGGGTCACCGCGGACATGGACTTTACGAAAATAGAGCGGACGGAAAAGAAATTCGACCCCAACAGCCAGGTGGCCCGCAGCGAGCAGCGCTCCGAAAGCAAGGCCACCGGCGCCCAGTCGCCCGGCGGAGTGCCCGGCATCCAGAGCAACATCCCCGGCGGTGAGGTGGCCACGATGACGGCCGCCGCTCCGGCGCAGAATTCCCAGAGCCAGGAGACGGTGAATTACGAGATAAACGAGGTGGTGTCGCACATCCAGGAGCAGGTGGGCGGGGTGAAAAAGCTTTCCATAGCGGTTATCGTTGACGGCAAATACGCGGCCAAGGAAGGGGCTCCGGCCGGGGCCGAGAAGGAATTCCAGCCGCGCACCGCCGAGGAGCTAAACCAGCTTTCCGAGCTTATAAAGACCGCGGCCGGGGTGAACGTGGGCCGGGGCGACCAGGTGACGGTGCAGTCCGCTCCATTCGACACGTCCAAATTTGACACCGATATCACCGACGCCAAGGCCGAGACGGATAGACAGTTCTATATGGAAGTCGTAAAATATGTTGGGATAGGGGCGCTGGTACTGGCGCTGTTCATATTGATCTTGCGTCCGGCGCTCGGCTGGATAACCTCCACAAGCAGGGAACTTGAGGATTTGCGGGCATTCCCCCAGACGGTCCAGCAGATGGAAGCCAGGCTCGGGGTGAAGACCGGAGGAGGGCTTGAAGAGGAAGTGGACTACCGCGAGAAAGTCAAGCGGCTGATGCAGGAAAACCCCAAGGCGGCGGCGGAGATGCTGCGCGAATGGCTCAAGTCCAGGCGTTAGGACCGGTGAAAGAATAAGGGAGACAAGGCAATGGCTGGAGACAAGAAATCACTATCGGGCCCTGAGAAGGCCGCGGCCCTGCTGATAGCCGTTGGGGACGAGATCGCCTCCAAGGTGCTGTCGGAGATGGAGGAGTCGGAGATACACAAGATATCCACCTACATGAGCGGCATGACCTCCGTGTCCAACGAGCTTGTGGGCAACATCATGGAGGAGTTCGTGGACATCTCCGAGTCCGGCAAGGGGGGATATGTCACCGGAGGCCGGGACTACCTTAAAAAGCTGCTGGAAAGCACGCTCGACCCGAAGAAGGTGACCGAGATCATGGAAAGGATCTCCACCGGGGACGAGGAGAACATGGGAGGCGGCCTGGAGGCTGTGCGCCATCTGGACGCCAAGACCATCGCCTCTTTCATGAAAAGCGAGCACCCGCAGACCTGCGCCATAATCCTGGCCCACCTGGATCCATCCCACGCGGCGGCGGTGATAAAGGAACTGCCCGAAAGGTTCCAGCCGGAGGTTGCCTTCCGCATCGCCACCCTCGAACGCATACCCCCGGGGGTGATAAAAGAGCTGGACGAAGCGCTGGCCCACGAGTTCCGCTCCACCGGCACGATGGAAGGGAGCCAGATCGGCGGGGTGGACGCGGTGGCGGAGATAATAAACAGCATGGACCACGCCACGGAGGTGAACGTCCTCTCCGAGATAGAGGCCATAAACCCCGAACTGGCGGAAAACATCCGGCAGCTGATGTTCGTGTTCGAGGACCTTATAAAGATAGACGACCGCGGAATGCAGGCCATCCTCAAGGAAGTGGACCAGGGGGAGCTTCTTCTGGCGCTCAAGACGGCGTCGGAAAAGATGAAGGACAAGGTGTTCGCCAACATGTCCGAGCGCGCGGCGCTGATGATGAAAGAGGACCTGGACACTATGCCCCCCGTTCGCCTGTCGGACGTGGAGAAGGCCCAGCAGTCCATACTGCGGGTGGTAAAGCGCCTGGAGGAGGAAGGAAAGATAGTCCTGGCGGGCGGAGGAGAAGAGCTTGTCTAAGATATTCAAAAAAGACGAAGACCTCTCGCACGTGCGGGAGTTCAAGCTGGCCGAATTTTCCAGGGTGGCGGCCCCCGCCTCTCCTGCCGCCCCCGCAAAGGGCAAAGGAGAGTTCGTGCGGGACTTCGAAAGCCAGCGCGGCTCGTCTGAATTCATCCCGGGCGGTTTTGATTTCGACTATCAGGGGGGTTTGCGCCGCGACGAAATCCTGCGCAGGTCCATGGACGAGGCGGAGGAGATCATCCGCAACGCCAACTCCAACGCCGACGGGATCAGGAGCGCCGCCCGCGAGGATGGCTACCAGAAAGGACATGCGGACGGATACACCGCCGGCCTCACCGAGGCCAAGCCTGTGATGGACTCTTTCGTGAACCTGGTCCGCGAGCTGACGGAGGCGCGGGGGAAATTCTACGCCGGCGCCGAGGAGGAGATGATCCACCTGACCATCAATATAGCCAGGACTGTGATCGGCGCGGAAATTACCAAAGACCCGTCGCTTGTGCAAAAGGTGATCCTCAAGGCTGTGCAAAGGCTCCAATCGCGCGAAGAGATGATAATCCGTGTGAATCCGAAGGATTTGGCGGAGGCTGAAAAGTCGCTGCCGGAGCTTCGCCGAGAGGTGGAGGACATCGAAAAAGTGTCGTTCAAGGGAGACGCTCTTATCACCCGTGGCGGATGCATGGTGGAAACCAACATAGGCTCCATAGACGCGCGGCTTGAAACACAGCTGGAAGCGGTGCGCGAATCTTTCCTCGGCGCCCTCGAAGAGAGCAGGATGAAAGAGCAGATGGGCGGAGGGGCGAATGCTGAAGGTTGATTTCGGCAAATACGGCCAGGCGCTCGATGAGAGCAGGCCGATAAAGGTGTCCGGCAAGGTGGCCCGGGTTGTGGGCCTTGTGGTGGAAGGGATCGGGCCGGACCTTTCCATCGGCGGGGTGTGCGAGATATTCCCCAAGGACCAGTCCACCCCCATCACAGCGGAAGTGGTCGGCTTCACCGGCAACAGGATATTGATGATGCCGCTAGGGGAGCTTCGGGGGATATCCCCCGGCTGCCACATCGCGGTGCGGGCGGAGGCCGCCTCCATAAAGGTGGACCACACCCTGTTGGGGCGCGTGGTGGACGGCCTCGGAAAACCGATAGACGGCAAAGGCCCTATCCTTTGCAAGGAAGAACGTTCCATATACAGCGAGCCGATAAATCCCCTCACCCGCCGCCGCATCACCCAGCCTTTGGACCTTGGCATCAGGACCATAAACGGGCTTATGACGGTGGGCATGGGGCAGCGCATGGGGATAATGGCGGGAACCGGCGTGGGAAAGTCCGTTCTGCTTGGCATGATGGCAAAGTACACCACCGCCGACGTGAACGTGATCGCGCTTATCGGCGAACGCGGGCGTGAACTGCGGGAATTCATTGAGAACAACCTGGGAGACGAGGGGATGAAACGGTCTGTTGTGGTGGTGGCCACATCGGACAACGCCCCGCTTGTGCGGATGCGCGCGGCCCACGTGGCCACCTCCATCGCCGAATATTTCCGCGACAGGGGCAAGAACGTGCTTTTGATGATGGACTCGCTGACCCGCTTTTCCATGGCCCAGCGCGAGATCGGCCTTTCCATCGGCGAACCCCCCGCAACGAAGGGATACACCCCGTCGGTGTACGCCGCCCTCCCCCGCCTGCTCGAACGGGCCGGGAACACCGACGGCCCAGGGTCCATCACCGGGCTTTACACGGTGCTAATCGAAGGGGACGACATCTCCGAACCGATATCCGACGCTTCGCGCGCCATACTCGACGGGCACATAGTCCTGTCGCGCAGGCTCGCCTCGCTGGGGCATTACCCGGCCATAGACGTGCTCAATTCAATAAGCCGCGTGATGGTGGACGTGGCGGGCAAGGACCACAAGGAGCTTGCCATAAAGTTCAAGGAACTTTACGCCACATATAAAGAAGCCGAGGACCTTATAAACATCGGGGCGTACGTGGCCGGGTCCAACAAGCGGATAGACGAGTCCATCGCCAGGATAGACGCGATGAACGCCTTTTTAAAGCAGCGGGTGGAGGAATCGTCCCGGCTGGCGCAGACCATCGACGCTATGAAGAAAGTTTTGGGATGAATGGCGGCATAAATGTTCAGATACAGGCTGGAGGCGCTTTTAAGGTACCGCAAGACGCTCGAAGACGACCGCAAACGCGCCTTCGCCGAGGCGAACAGGCATTATCAGGCGGAGATCAGCGAGATGAGGCGGCTTGAGCAAGAACGGCGGGACGTTATGGAAATGACGGAAAAGAAAATGTCCATCGGCGTGGACAGGAACACCATGGAGCTTTACGACATGTACATGGCCGGGGCCGCGGTGAACATAGCCGATGCGGCCAAACGCGTTGAAGGCGCCGGGCAGATCGCGGAAATGGAGCGCGAAAAGCTGGTGGAAGCGATGAAAAAGCGCCGCATAATGGAACATCACAGGGAAACGCTCAAGGAACGCCACAACGCCGAGGAAGACAGGAAAGAACGGCTCTTCGCCGACGAGGTGGCGCTCCTCCGGTTTAGCAGGAAGGAAGCGAACTGACATGGCGAACGGCGGACTGAAACGGAAAACGCTGATAATCCTTGCGGGGCTTTTGGGGGTGAAGCTTGCGATGCTGGCCGCCTCCGGGCTTGGGATCGGGGCCACATCCGCCGCGCCGGCGTTTGCCCAGGAAGCGGGAGCGAAAAAGGAAACGGAATCCAGGCCCGCCACCACCAGTGAAGAAGTCCCCGGCCAGAAAGGGGCGCCTCTGAAGACCGGCGAGACATTGAAGGA
Encoded proteins:
- the ftsY gene encoding signal recognition particle-docking protein FtsY, which codes for MIFSLFGRKKQQKTPEIDQNAVVEEVAPEAAETVVPTPPEPLQDDGKIDTSAQRGIFGRLFDGLAKTRKTLGQGFERLIGAHAKLDEEFMDGLEEVLLSADVGVEITNRIMADLRKDVKKNLLKNTGEVVDYIKRELIAIINQDIKDLGSESLDKPRVILVIGVNGSGKTTTIGKLTAQFSSEGKSVILAAADTFRAAAIDQLETWAKRSEADLVRHQPGADPSAVVFDAIKAAQARARDVLIVDTAGRLHNKANLMEELKKVRRIIGREMPGAPHETLLVLDATTGQNAVNQAKMFHEAIGLTGIALTKLDGTAKGGVVINIMETLKVPVKLIGVGEGINDLRPFDPKEFMDAIFTGAPLKEVG
- the flgB gene encoding flagellar basal body rod protein FlgB; this encodes MGDIFRIREFGYLQKGMDMLSTRQNATAANIANAETPGYKAVNVNFENNLAAAMGKGFTMTETNPRHMPTAGKGIYGVKPEMNQTIEGGRMDGNTVNVDHEVNDMLATRIGYQTMITAFNKKSGEIITAIESGK
- the flgC gene encoding flagellar basal body rod protein FlgC — protein: MDFLSAMKIGSSGMSLQRTRMNVISSNLANINTTRTPEGGPYRKKSVVAEASPVSGEGFGGALDNAIQGVKVVDVKDDKSEPRMVYDPSHPDADENGYVAMPNVNVMEEMVDMINASRSYEANAAAVSAAKSMAQKALEIGQR
- the fliF gene encoding flagellar M-ring protein FliF; translation: MRELLTKVWTQMLEVNKSLSGTKKAAIAFVALVALGGIMGVAYYSGKPDYQVLFSSLSQEDAGAITQKLSADRIPYQLMADGSAILVPAERVHELRLSLATQGLPAGGGVGFEIFDKSTFGMTDFVQKLNFKRAMQGELSRTIGQMKEVRSSRVHIAIPEKKLFGKEDTGPTASVVLQLARRGALNKDQVMGIVHLVASSVEGMKPENVTVVDTEGRLLSGGEPSDEAARLSSTQNEYRNNMERDIEKNITSMIENVVGSGKVVTRVTADMDFTKIERTEKKFDPNSQVARSEQRSESKATGAQSPGGVPGIQSNIPGGEVATMTAAAPAQNSQSQETVNYEINEVVSHIQEQVGGVKKLSIAVIVDGKYAAKEGAPAGAEKEFQPRTAEELNQLSELIKTAAGVNVGRGDQVTVQSAPFDTSKFDTDITDAKAETDRQFYMEVVKYVGIGALVLALFILILRPALGWITSTSRELEDLRAFPQTVQQMEARLGVKTGGGLEEEVDYREKVKRLMQENPKAAAEMLREWLKSRR
- the fliG gene encoding flagellar motor switch protein FliG encodes the protein MAGDKKSLSGPEKAAALLIAVGDEIASKVLSEMEESEIHKISTYMSGMTSVSNELVGNIMEEFVDISESGKGGYVTGGRDYLKKLLESTLDPKKVTEIMERISTGDEENMGGGLEAVRHLDAKTIASFMKSEHPQTCAIILAHLDPSHAAAVIKELPERFQPEVAFRIATLERIPPGVIKELDEALAHEFRSTGTMEGSQIGGVDAVAEIINSMDHATEVNVLSEIEAINPELAENIRQLMFVFEDLIKIDDRGMQAILKEVDQGELLLALKTASEKMKDKVFANMSERAALMMKEDLDTMPPVRLSDVEKAQQSILRVVKRLEEEGKIVLAGGGEELV
- a CDS encoding FliI/YscN family ATPase produces the protein MLKVDFGKYGQALDESRPIKVSGKVARVVGLVVEGIGPDLSIGGVCEIFPKDQSTPITAEVVGFTGNRILMMPLGELRGISPGCHIAVRAEAASIKVDHTLLGRVVDGLGKPIDGKGPILCKEERSIYSEPINPLTRRRITQPLDLGIRTINGLMTVGMGQRMGIMAGTGVGKSVLLGMMAKYTTADVNVIALIGERGRELREFIENNLGDEGMKRSVVVVATSDNAPLVRMRAAHVATSIAEYFRDRGKNVLLMMDSLTRFSMAQREIGLSIGEPPATKGYTPSVYAALPRLLERAGNTDGPGSITGLYTVLIEGDDISEPISDASRAILDGHIVLSRRLASLGHYPAIDVLNSISRVMVDVAGKDHKELAIKFKELYATYKEAEDLINIGAYVAGSNKRIDESIARIDAMNAFLKQRVEESSRLAQTIDAMKKVLG
- the fliJ gene encoding flagellar export protein FliJ — encoded protein: MFRYRLEALLRYRKTLEDDRKRAFAEANRHYQAEISEMRRLEQERRDVMEMTEKKMSIGVDRNTMELYDMYMAGAAVNIADAAKRVEGAGQIAEMEREKLVEAMKKRRIMEHHRETLKERHNAEEDRKERLFADEVALLRFSRKEAN